The following proteins come from a genomic window of Malus sylvestris chromosome 4, drMalSylv7.2, whole genome shotgun sequence:
- the LOC126619685 gene encoding uncharacterized protein LOC126619685 — protein MSGPSDRRFDLNLVEEAALPSPDNIWRPSFVSPTGPLTVGDSVMKNDMTAAVVARNLLTPKDNRLLSKRSDELAVKDSLALSVQCAGSVSNMAQRLFARTRQVESLAAEVMSLKQEIRGLKHENKQLHRLAHDYATNMKRKLDQMKESDGQVLLDHQRFVGLFQRHLLPSSSGAVPRNEAPNDQPLMPHSSRVLSSTEAPNDPPPVPSLSGALPIAETSPKQPL, from the coding sequence atgtctggcccctccgaccgtcgttttgacttgaaccttgttgaagaggcagccctgccttctccagacaacatatggcgcccatccttcgtctcccctactggtcctcttaccgttggggattccgtgatgaagaatgatatgaccgctgcagtagtggccaggaaccttctcactcctaaagataacagactactttccaaacggtctgatgagttggctgttaaggattctctggctcttagtgttcagtgtgcaggttctgtgtctaatatggcccaacgcctatttgctcgaacccgccaagttgaatcattggcggctgaagtgatgagtctcaaacaggagattagagggctcaagcatgagaataaacagttgcaccggctcgcacatgactatgctacaaacatgaagaggaagcttgaccagatgaaggaatctgatggtcaggttttacttgatcatcaaagatttgtgggtttgttccaaaggcatttattgccttcgtcttctggggctgtgccgcgtaatgaagctccaaatgatcaacctttgatgcctcattcttctagggttctgtccagtactgaggctccgaatgatccccctccggtgccttctctttctggggctctaccgattgccgagacttctcctaagcaacctttgtga